GGGCTGAAGCATCGGGTGAGGGCCAACGAGTCCGGCTGTCTGGATCAGCGTGAACATGGCCCCGTGGTGGTGGTGTACCCGGAGGCGGTCTGGTACGGAAAGGTTCACGTTGATGATGTCGGGGAGATTGTGCAGCAGCACCTGATGAATGGGAAGCCCGTTGAGCGGCTGCGGCTGCCGGAATCCTGCATCAACAATGAACATTGTCCGCATCGCAATGCTAAGTCGAAGTAGAAGAACACGGTCATCTATCTGGATGCGCGTGATATATTCGCTTAAAGTCCAATGATCTTCTCTAAAGATTACGTAGGGTATCTGGCACGCCAGACCGTAAAACAGCTGATTGCGCAGAAGATGATCCAGACCGAAAAGCCGGCTATTCTCGATGAGCGAGTTGCGGCGGCTATGGTCGATGAGCTTTCACTCGAGGATCGCATCAACGACGAGGTTCGGGTGATTCTGGAGGCATTTCAGGATGATATGCGCAAGACCGGGGCAAGTTATCCCGAGATGTTCAAGAAGGTGAAGAACGAGCTCGCGCGCAAATACAAGGCGGTGCTGTGAGAATCTCCCGCGATAAATTGAACAAACTTGCTCACACGGTGGCCGATACGCTGGCTGAGATTCAGGAGTGTGACTTCCTTGAGGATCGCAATACGATCCGCCAGGAAGCCCGGCGGGCGCTGGAAAGGCTGCTGACCGAAGAGACGAAGATTGATGCGGCGGCGCGCCAGAAGATTGCGTCCCAGCGCAAGATCATTCTCGAGGGATCCCAGGAATGGGACATCCTTTACCGGAAGTATTACAACGATGAGGTTAAGAAGCTCGGCCTCTGATTTCAGGCAGAAAATCCTCAACGAAGTTGTTGTTCGGGAAGGCGAGAATCAGCTTTCCTTTGCTATAATGGATTATCGCGACAGAGAAGACCCTTCTCTGTGATGGCGTTATGGTGTAACTGGTTAACACGCCGCCCTCTCAAGGCGGAGAGTCCGGGTTCGAGCCCCGGTAACGCTACCAAATCTGTCCATCCTCGCAAGTCGTCAGAGCCTTGGCGCCATGGTGTAACTGGTTAACACGCGGCCCTTTCAAGGCTGAGAGTACGGGTTCGATCCCCGTTGGCGCTACCAAATTTCCAAACGATATACTTGTGTCTGTGAGCAAAACGTTTTACATCGAGACCTTTGGCTGCCAGATGAATGTCCATGACTCGGAAAAGGTCATTGGTACTCTGGAGCACGAAGGCTACGCTCAGGTCCATGATGAGACCGCTGCCGATCTGATCCTGTACAACACTTGTTCCATTCGCGACAAGGCTGAGCAGAAGGTCTTTCACCGACTGAATGAATACAAGCGCATGCAGGGCGAGGGCAAGAAGTTCGCCGTTATCGGCTGTGTCGCCCAACAGGAAGGCGAACGCATCTTTGAGCGCGCTCCATTCGTTTCCATCGTGGCTGGCTCTGCGTCGTATCGCAATCTGCCCACAATGCTTGAGCGACTTGAAGCGGGGGAGACGCGCATTACCGGTCTTGACGATCGCCAGACCGATGAAACATTTGATACGGAGTTCACAGTCCGCTCCAATCCTCACCGGGGTTACATCACGATTATTGAGGGCTGCGACAAGTTCTGCGCCTACTGCGTGGTTCCGTATACCCGTGGTAAGGAGCGCTCGCGCACCTCGGCTTCTGTGCTCGTTGAAGCTCGCCGGATGGCCGACGAAGGACATACCGATATTCAGCTTCTCGGTCAGAACGTTAACTCGTGGCGCGATCCTTCCGGCCGTATGAGCTTTGCGGAGTTACTTACTGAGGTTGGTAACATCTCCGGCATTCGCCGTGTGCGTTTTACGACTTCGCACCCTCGGGACTTTACGCGCGACATCGTAGAGGCAATCGATGCCACTCCTACGATCTGCGACCATATTCACCTTCCGGTACAGTCGGGTTCTTCTTCGGTACTGCACACCATGTCGCGCGAGTACACGCGAGAGTGGTATCTGGAGCGCATGAGTTGGATCCACTCCGCCAAGCGCGATATCTCGATCACCAGCGACATGATCGTCGGCTTCCCAGGCGAGACAGATGCGGACTTTGAGCAGACCATCACACTGCTGGATGCTGTGCGCTACGATGGCGTCTTTGCCTTCAAGTTTTCGCCACGTCCGAATACTCCGGCGGTCAATATGGCCGATAGCATCTCCGATGAGGTCAAGAATGAGCGTCTGCGCATTCTTAATGATCGCCAGCGAGAGATTCAGCGCGAGCACTATGCGCGGCATCTCGGCCATAACGTCGAAGTTATGGTGGAAAGCTACAATCAGGCCCGTGGCCAGATCGTAGGCCGTTCCAGCCAGAATAAGACAGTCAACTTTACGGTTCCAATCGGCGCTTCTGAACCACCGATCGGGAGTTATCTCCCGATTCACATCACGCGTACACAACCGAATTGTCTGGTCGGTGAAGCTGTTGCTGGAGTAGACCCCCTTCAGGCTACCCATCAACCCCAACCCTTCGTCGTATTAAATTGAGATGACTACCTCGGCCCCACAAACGGTTTCCACGCATAGCGCAGATGAAGTCGAGATGCAGATTCGCGGCCTGATGATGGATCCGGTTACGAATATGCCAATTGTGGTGCTTAAAGATGTCGCCAGCGATACGGTCCTGCCCATTTGGGTGGGGATCTTTGAGGCCAATGCCATTGCGCTGGAACTGGAGAAGACAGCCACGCCTCGCCCGATGACTCATGATTTGATGCGCAATATGGCGCGGAACCTTAACGCCGAGGTTCGTAAGGTGGTTGTTTCGGAGTTGCGCGATGACACCTTCTACGCCGTGATCTGGCTTGATCAGGCAGGCGAGACAATTGCAATGGACGCTCGCCCTTCAGACGCGATCGCTTTGGCGCTGCGTTGGGATTGCCCCATCTATGTGAATCGCGATGTCCTCGAAAACTCGCGCCAGGCTGCGACTGGAATGCAATCCGTCAATTCCGATGAGATGCGCCGCTGGCTTGAGAATCTGAACGACGACGAGATGGGCCGCTATAAGATGTAGTTATCATCTCCACCTCCCCTGAGAGCATAGCTACGAATGTCCCTGAAAAAGACTCCCCTTCGTCTCTCCGCACGCGCACTGCTCTCTGTCGAACGGCTTGTTCGTCCCGCGCCCGCGATTTCTCCTGCCAGCATTCTTGTACTGGAGTATCTGTTGCCTCTGGGGTGTTGTATTCATCTCACCCCGCTTTACCAGGCGATCAAGCGATCGGTTCCGGAGAGCACGATAACGGTAGCCACCCGCGGCCTTGGGCTCTCAGTACTGCGACACAACACCTTCATCGATTACCTGATTGAGACACCAGACCCACTGGTTACTCCTCTGAAAGCTGCACAATCGCTCCGCGCAGAGCTTTCACGGCGTTCTCTGCGGCCTGAGTTGATCCTTACAGGAGCCTCGGATCAACGAACTCGTATTGCGGTGATGGCCATGCTGACGGCTCCTGCAATTCGTGGCGGCTTCACGATTCATAACGAGCTTTATCATCGTCCGCTCATCTACGATTCTCAGAGAAGCCTGATCGACAATAATCTTCGTATGGCGGAGTTTGTCTCTGCTTCTCCAGAGCATCGAGAGCCTCGCGTCTTTTTCTCGGAGGCCAATGCTGCTGCTGCGCAGAAATTGATTCAGGCTGCGAATCCAGAGGCACGCCCTCTTGTTGTCTTCGTAACGCAGAACAGCGGCGGACAACTTACCGGATGGCATACCTCCCGCTTCGTGGAGGTTATCCAGCATACATACAACAAACTTGGCTGCGCTGTCGTTTATGTAGGAACCGATAGAGACCATGATTCCATTGAAGAGATTCGCAAGGCTGCCGGAGGGGTCGGCGTCTCGCTTGCGGGAAAGACTTCAGTGACAGAGTTAGCAGCCCTGCTTGCGTTGGCGGATGCAGCCGTATCGCTCGATACGGGAACCATGCACGTCGGCCGCTGCGTTGGGCTGCCAATGGTCGTGATCGGCCCTTCATGGCAGAAGCCTATCGAGTGGCTTCCGCTGGAATTACCGCAGGTTCGTATCCTTCGTGGGCCCGATCGTGACCGCAAGGACATTCCTGCGAATTACAAACTGGATGAAGTCGAAGCTCCCGCAGTGATCGTAGCCTTAGAAGATCTGCTGACGAAATATCCCGCGAATGCAGCAAGCCGTCAGCAGCGTCTTAACGCCGGAATCTCAACGATCGATCATCTTCAGCCTTGATCGACTTCGCGCTATCTCTTCGCGAGTTCATTAAGGAGTGTAAAGAACTCAGGGAATGAGATTGCTGCAGCTTCAGCACCGTGAATAATATTTTCGCTGCTTGCCCGCAAAGCTGCGACAGAGAAGGCCATCGCGATTCTGTGGTCGCTGCCCGAGTCGATCTCCGCCCCATGAAGCTGCTGGTTGCCGGTGATCGCCAGACCATCTTCGAACTCTGTCAACTCTGCCCCCATGGCCCTTAGATTTTTGACGACAAGTGCGATGCGATCGGATTCCTTTACACGCAGTTCCTTTGCATCGCGGATGACTACGCCATCACGAGTATAGGGAGCGATCGCTGCGATCACAGGAAGTTCGTCGATCAGCTGTGCCGAGAGGGCGCCGGAGATCTTGGCGCCTTTCAACCCCTCAGGCGAGCGATTGACCTGAATGGTTCCAATGGTCTCGCCGTGATGTTCTTCGACCATCAAGACCTTGATCTTTCCACCCAGCGTTGTGATTACATCCAACAACGCAGCGCGGGTTGGATTCATCCCGAGGGAGTCCAGTACAAGATTCGAGTCCGGAAAGAGGAGGGCAGCGCAGAGAAAAAACGCCGCCGAAGAGATGTCTCCCGGAACGGTAGCGTCGATGGACTTGAGCTTCTGGCCTCCAGAGATGCTCAACTTCTCACTGGAGCGCGTCAGGGTTGCGCCAAAGGCCTTTAAGGCGTGCTCGGAGTGGTCGCGTGTCCGTACGGCCTCCGACAGGCTGGTCGTTCCCTCTGCCTGCAAGCCAGCGAAGAGCACGGCCGTCTTGACCTGGGCCGACGGGATCGGCGTCTCAAAGTCGATCGCCTTTAGCGGGCCACCGTGAATCGTCATGGGAGCATGGCCATCGACGAGGTCGATGCGGGCACCCATGGCCGACAAGGGCTTCCGGATGCGCTCCATGGGACGCATCGTCAGCGAGTGATCCCCAATGAGCGTAAATGTATGCGGATGCGGAGCAATCAGACCTGCCAGCATGCGCATGGTGCTGCCCGAGTTGCCGCAGTCGAGTTCGGCCTTCGGTTGTTGGAAGGCTCCGGCCACGCCGGTCACTTCAATCTGTGTTTCGGATTTGACGACCTTCGCCCCCAGGGCCTCCATGCATCCCAGCGTGGAGTGTGGATCAGCCCCCGTCGAAAAGTTAGAAAGGCGCGTGGTTCCTTCCGCGATTCCGGCCAGCATGGCATAGCGATGTGAGATGGACTTATCGCCGGGAACAGTAACAGAACCCTGGAAACTACGGGCAGGACGAACGATCTGGGTCGTAGAAGGCTGAGCAATCGAGGAAGACATTACTTTTATCCTAACCTTTCTGTCACGGGCTTGATACACTGCCGAGGTTTCCACCGAATCCTGGGCCTCAGATCGTATTGCGAATCAGGAGTATTTCTATGAAAAGCAAATGCCTTGCACTCTTCCTGCTGGGGGCGTTGCCCTCTGCACTCTATGCCGATTTCAGTTATACGGAGACGACGCAGATCACCGGCGGCGCAATGCTTAACATGATGAAAACTGTAAGCGTCTTTAGCAAGCAGGCCCGACAGATCGGAGAGCCTATCGTCTCCACGGTGAGCATCCAGGGAAACCGCATGGTCAGGTCGAACTCCATGCGGACAGAGATCGTGGACCTGAATGCTGAGACCATCACGACCATCGACCACGCCAAGAAGCAGTACACCACGATGACCTTCGAGCAGATGCGCCAGCAGATGAACGAAGCGATGAAGAAGGGCAAGGAGCAAAGGGAAACCGGGACACAACCCTCTGATACGGATCTTTCCTTTCAGGTTAAGGTTCGGAATACCGGAGCAACGAAAGATGTTGCAGGCGTGAATACGAGCGAGGCGATCCTGAACATGACGATGGATGCGACTGATAAGAAGTCCGGGCAGACTGGCTCGCTGGCGATCACGAACGATATGTGGCTGGCTCCTGAGGTTCCCGGCTATGACGAGGTTCGAGAGTTTCAGCGACGTTTTGCTTTGAAGCTCGGAACGGTCTTCAGTGAATCCTTCAACCCAACAATGTTTGCTTCGCAACCGGGCGCAGGCAAGGCCCTGGCCGACATGGTCAAGGAGATGTCAAAGCTCAAGGGGATTCCTCTGCTCCAGGTGATGCGTATGGGAACTACGGCCAATGGGGATCCTCTTCCAGCTGCTTCAGAAGCTCCGTTGCCGCAATCGAACTCTCCGGCGATGCCGAGCGCGGGACAGGTCGCAAAGGATTCCGCGACCTCTGCTATCACCAGCAGTCTGGGGCTGGGAGGTTTGGGTGGATTCGGACGCAAGAAGAAAGCTGCGGATCCCGCGCCAGCTGCGGATGCTTCTGCCTCGCAGGGGCCAGCTGTTTTGGTCGAGTCGAACACGCAGATGAGTGATTTTTCGCAGTCTGCCGTGGATGCGTCGAAGTTCGCGATTCCGGCAGGTTACAAACAGATTGAGCCGAAGATCGCGAATCCGTAACCCGTCAGAGCGCGCGGAGCACGACGACGGTTTCATCGTCGAAATGCTCGGTGCCTGACTGGAAGGTTCCGACTGCATCGAGAATTGCATCGGCTGCCGAGGCCGCCGTGGGCTGTCGTAGAGTCTTGAGAACCTTGGTCAGCCGCTCGGTGCCGAACATCTCGCCTTTGGCATTCTCGGCATCGGGAATGCCGTCGGAGAAGAAGACCATCAGATCACCGGGGCGAGTGGAGATGGTGAACTCTTCGTATTCGACGTCCGGAAAGAGGCCGAGTGGAAAACCCTCAGCCTTGATGGTCTTTACGTCGACGGTCGTTCGCGAACTGCTGGAGGACAGCGAGACGAATAACGGCTGAACCGACCCTGCGTTAGCAATCTGAATCGTCTGGTTCGAGTCGTCCCAGATGGCGATCAGCATGGTGACGTACTGCGAATCCATGCGGCGCTCCTGTAACTGCTCGTTGAGCGCAGCCAGCAGCGCTGCGGGAGACAGATGTTGTGTCGCCAGAGAGCGCAAGATTCCGCTGACCAGGGCAGCGTAGAGAGCCGCTGGGGCTGCCTTTCCACTGACATCACCAATCGCCACGGCGACACGACCGGGGCCGTAGTCGAGAAAGTCGTAGACATCGCCGCCGATGGAGCGCGCGGCGAAGAACTGGGCGGCGAACTCCGCATGCTCGAGCTTGGGCGGTTGTGGAGGCATCAGGCGCAGCTGGACCTGACGGGCCATCTCGAGATCGCGCTCCATGCGTTGTTCTTCCTCGTGGATGCGTTGATAGAGCCTCGCGTTCGCAATAGAGATGGCAACCTGCGCAGCGAGCGTGGAGAGCGTCCGCTGATGGTCTTCGTTGTAGTAGTTAATTCGGGTGTGCTCGAGGTCGATCACCCCGATGACCTTGCCCTTGTAGATCAGTGGGACGGCAAGTTCAGAGCGTGTCTCCGGATTTACGGCAACATAACGGGCGTCCTTGCGGGCGTCGGATGCGAGGACAGGCTCGCGGAGCTGCGCGGCTGAACCGATAATGCCCTCACCAAGAGCGACGCTGCGTTCGCGGGTAATGCGTTCTCCATAGCGGGAGCTGAAGCGGTGTTGAAACTGCTGCGTGCGTTCACTCCACAGCAGAATGGTAAACATTTGATAGTCGATGACACGTTTAAGTAGTTGCCCGATGCGTTCGAGCAGGTCATCGACATCGAGAATGCTGGTGATCTCGCGCGAGATATCGTTGAGCACAGTCAGCGTCTGAGCTTGCCGGGAGACTCGGGTGTAGAGTCGCGCGTTTTCGACTGCGACGGCCATGCGAGAAGCGACCATCTCAAGCAGTCGCTGATGCTCGGTGGTAAAGAAACCGACTGCCTCAGACTCGAGATCGAGGACACCAATGACGCGGTTTTTGACGATGAGCGGGACGGCCATCTCCGAGCGAACGTTCGGATTGGCGTTGATGTAATGCTCTTCCTTTGAAACATCATCAACCCGCAAGGTTCTGCGCTGAAGAGCCGCTTGACCGACGATGCCACGGCCCATTTTCAGGCGGGTACGCTCGACATCCGGTGTATGGCCGATCTGAAAGCGCATCCAGAGTTCCTGCGTGCGATCGTTGATGAGCAGGATGGCGAAAATTCGATAGTCGATGACGGCGCGGACGAGGTCGGCGACACGATGCATCAAGGTGTTGAGGTCGAGCGTTGTATTAAGGGCATCGGCGAGGGAGTAGAGGAACTCGACCTGATGCACCGGGTCCACCCGGATATTTGCCGGCTGCGAGGTTTCAACGGCGCTGGGCCGGTAATCACCCTCGAAGCTGTGTTCGGGTGTGACCTCCGGCGATGGCGCGCCGGGGGAGGTTCCGCGCCGTTCTTTGTTGGCCGTAGACATAGGAAGAGCCGATGATACTACTGATGAGGTTGTACAGACTGCTGTTTGCTCACATAGATGCAGGCACTTTAGTCAATGTGTCGAATTAGTAACCGTTGTTGGATACCGGCCCTGATTCGCTTCCTGCAAGCTCATTGACGATTTTGACGCTGGCACTGGCCCCAATTCGAGAGGCACCGGCGTGCAGCATGGCTGAGGTGTCGGCGAGCGAGCGGATGCCGCCCGAAGCCTTGACTCCGGCGCGGGAGCCGGCGACTCCGCGAAGAAGACCGATATCGTCGACGGTAGCTCCTCCGGTGGAGAACCCGGTTGAGGTTTTTAGGAAGTCGGCTCCGGCAGAGAGCGCAAGCTCAGCGGCCCGAAGCTTTTCTTCGAAGGTAAGAAGACAGGTCTCCAGGATGACCTTTACGATGGCCCCGGCGCCGTGGGCGAGCTCTACGACGCCACGGATATCCTGCTTGACGGCTTCATAATCTGCTGCCGCTGCGCTCTTGAACAATCCGATATTGAGGACCATATCGACGTCGTGGGCCCCATGCTTCAGTACGCGGGCAGTCTCATCACGCTTGGAGGCAGAGAGTGTGGCTCCAAGAGGGAAGCCGATGACGACTCCTACAGGGATGCCGGTCCCCTTGAGGGCGTCGGCTGCGAGCTGAACCCAGGTCGGGTTGACCATGGCACAGGCAAAGCGATGTTCAGCGGCTTCATGGCAGAGCTGAAGGACCTGGTTGCGGGTCGCATCCGGTTTGAGCAGAGTGTGGTCTAGAACAGCAGCCAGATTCTGGGGAGAGGAGAGGGCCTGGTTTGCAAATGTTTTGGAATCATAAAGATATGTTTCGTGGTGCGACAGGCTGCTCATGGTTCTCCTTTGGACGCCGTTTGCGATGCGGTCTGTTTCTATCACACGGGGATTATCTCTGGCATCCACAGGGTCGGGTCCCCCTCCCGTCATTTTGGTGCAAAGTATTCAAAAGAGATACTTTAGTTGGGTACTTCAAGAGAATGACTCGGGAAGCGCTAGATTTGTTAGCTAAAGTATTGAAAATAAATTCTCTAGACATACAAAAGCAGAGCCCTGGAGATGGCTCCAGGGCTTCTCCACTTCTGCTTCAATTATACCAAGCCTGTTGCAATTGATCTGCATTGTCAAACTGCTTGTTTTCAAATACTTACGCGATTTATCGCTTGACAGCCCGGAGCCGGCGCATTTGAAGTAACTGAATCGTTTCCAGAACTTTATTGTTAGAGGTTCGTCGAACGGTGTTCCGTCATCTGATGGCTATGGAGATGAAGACAAAAGTACAGCTGTCGGTGTTGGATCAGTCGCCGGTGGCTGAGGGGAGCACTTCGGCGCAGGCCTTGCAAAACTCGATTGAGCTGGCTCGGCAGGTGGATGGGTTAGGTTTTCGACGCTTCTGGATGTCGGAGCACCATGCAATGGACCTGCTGGCATGCACAGCTCCTGAGATCATGTTGGCAAGGATTGGGGCGGAGACGAAGAGGATTCGAATTGGGGCGGGTGGGATTATGTTGCCGCACTATACGGCCCTGAAGGTGGCAGAGGTCTTTCGTACGCTTTATGGGCTGTATCCGGGCAGGGTAGATCTTGGGATCGGACGTGCGCCGGGTGGTGGGCCGATGGAGTCGCTGGCGCTGCGTCGAACCAGAAAGACGGCGATGGAGGATGACTTTCCTGAACAGGTGACGGAGTTGCTGGCGTTTTTGGAGGAGGATTTTCCTACGGCACATCCCTTCAGTAAGGTGAAGGCGATGCCCGCGCCAGTGATGGCTGGACAGTACGCGGGGCCAGCAGTGTGGATGCTGGGCTCGAGCATGTGGAGTTCGGCTGCGGCAGTGGAGTTTGGATTGCCGTACTCGTTTGCCCACTTCTTCAGTCCGGTGAAGACACGGGACGCCATCGAGACCTATCTGCGGAATTTCAGGACAGGGATTCGATTGGAGAAGCCCGAAGCGACGGTGGCAGTCGGCGTGGTGTGCGCCGAGACTCAGGAGGAGGCGGAGTTTCTGGCATCGAGCGTGAAGCTGTTACAGCAGAGGATTCGTCTGGGGGAACGCAAACCAGTGGCAGCGCCGGAGGAGGCGATTCGCGAACTGGAGATGCGGGGAGTGGTCCCGCTGGAAGAGGGAGAGTGGCCAAGGTATTTCGTGGGGACGCCGTCGGTTGTGCGGGGAAAGCTGGAGCAGATGGCCGGTGAGTTGGGGATTCATGAGGTGATCGTGAATACGATCGTCTGGGACCACCAGAAGCGGTTGAAGAGTTATGAGCTGCTGGCAAGGGAGTTTGGGATGTGATGGAGCTCTTGTGATAACCGCAGATCCTTCGACTCCGCGCTAACGCGCTTTGCTCAGGATGACACTCTGGAAGGCTTTCGTAAGCTCGAAGTAAAACTCTGAGTATACGAAGCCTTCCCGGTGAAGAATCAGTGCGCGGCGTCTTCGGGGAAGAGGCGAATGTCTTCGACTCCGCGATAGCGTTCGGCGTAGTCCATTCCATAGCCGATGACGAAGCGGTTGGGAATCTTGAAGGCAACGTAGTCGGCTTCAATGGGGACGAGGCGGCGTTCGGGCTTGTCGAGGCAGGTGGCGATTTTGAGCGAGGCTGGTTTGTGCTGCAGCATCAGGCCGCGAAGGTAGTTGAGGGTGAGTCCGGTATCGAGGATGTCCTCGACGAGGATGACGTGACGGCCTTCGATGGGGTTGTCGATGTCTTTGATGAGCTTGACGGCACCGGAGGAGACACGGGCACGGCCGTAGCTGGAGACGGCGACGAAGTCGAAGGTGTTGTCGACCTTGATGGCGCGGGCGAGGTCGGACAGGAAGATGGCCGCTCCTTTGAGGACGCCGATGAGAACGATGGATTGGCCTTCGTATTCGGCTGAGATCTGGGCACCAATCTCGCGAGTGCGCTGGGCAATCTGCTCTTTGGAGATGAGGATGTCCATGGTTTCAGGGGCCGGGAAGAATGCAGTGGGGGCAGGGGCAGAACTGGTGGGCATAGGGCTAAGTTAACGCGAAGATGGGCTGGAGGCCAAGTTTTTCTCTCAGGAAGCCAGTTCGGAGCAGTCGGACGATACACTGGAGAGGACTATGTTTCCTTACATTGATATCGGCCCGTTGCACCTGGGCACGTTTGGGTTAATGCTTTGGCTGGCTGCTGTTGTCGCAACGGTGGTGTTGCATAAGAACTTCGTCCGAAACGGCGTGAACGCGGACGCTCTGAATGTTGTGGCTTTTGTGGTGATTACAGGGGTCATTGGGGCGAAGCTCTGGCATGAGTTCCAGGATGTGACGACACTGCGGATGTCGTTGGCCCGTATGGGGGCTCCAGGGTGGAAGCATCCGTTGGATGTCGTGATGGAGTTCCTGCACTGGTTTCAGGCAGGATTCGCCTGGTTTGGCGGAATGGTGGCCGGCATTCTGATGCTGATGTGGATGGGGCGCACAGCACAGTTCCGTGCGACTGGAGAAAAGATTGGCGCCCTGCGCATGCTGGACCTTGCGGCTCCGGCGGCGGCGGTGGGTTATGGAGTAGGCAGAATTGGTTGTCTGCTTTCAGGCGACGGCGACTACGGCATCAAGACGACCCTACCGTGGGGCGTTCATATGAGGCCGGATGCGCTGGTTCCAACAGCGGACCTGGTGCAGCCGACTCCAGTGTATGAGCTGCTGTATTCTCTGGTGCTGGCGTGGTGGTTGTGGAAGAGGGCCAAGAGCAAGCCTCCGGTCAGTGTGATTACGGGTGAGTACCTGGTGCTGAGCGGAATTGGTCGGTTCCTGGTGGAGTTTGTACGGATCAACCCGAGGTTGTACTGGGGAATGAGCAACGCGCAGGTGGCGGCGATCGGTTCGATTCTGGCAGGCCTGGTGCTGGTTGCGGTGGCGAAGACGAAGAATGTGCAGTGGGAGCCTGAATTGGCCAGCGATTCGCAGGGGTAGGCCGGTTTGGGTATCAGTCCAACCGCAGATCCTTCGACTCGCACTTCGTGCTCGCTCAGGATGACACTTTCGTGGGGAGAAGTAGAAAGGCCCGGACAGGTTGAGTGTCCGGGCCTTTCTGTGTGAAGCAATTAGCGGGAGAGCTCTTCGCGAACCGGTGGCTGAGGTGCAGAGAAGAACAGATTGGAGATGAGGCCGCCGATGATGGCTCCCAAAATAGGAGCTACCCAGAAGAGCCAAAGTTGTGAGATGGCC
This portion of the Edaphobacter sp. 4G125 genome encodes:
- a CDS encoding prolipoprotein diacylglyceryl transferase → MFPYIDIGPLHLGTFGLMLWLAAVVATVVLHKNFVRNGVNADALNVVAFVVITGVIGAKLWHEFQDVTTLRMSLARMGAPGWKHPLDVVMEFLHWFQAGFAWFGGMVAGILMLMWMGRTAQFRATGEKIGALRMLDLAAPAAAVGYGVGRIGCLLSGDGDYGIKTTLPWGVHMRPDALVPTADLVQPTPVYELLYSLVLAWWLWKRAKSKPPVSVITGEYLVLSGIGRFLVEFVRINPRLYWGMSNAQVAAIGSILAGLVLVAVAKTKNVQWEPELASDSQG
- the hpt gene encoding hypoxanthine phosphoribosyltransferase, yielding MPTSSAPAPTAFFPAPETMDILISKEQIAQRTREIGAQISAEYEGQSIVLIGVLKGAAIFLSDLARAIKVDNTFDFVAVSSYGRARVSSGAVKLIKDIDNPIEGRHVILVEDILDTGLTLNYLRGLMLQHKPASLKIATCLDKPERRLVPIEADYVAFKIPNRFVIGYGMDYAERYRGVEDIRLFPEDAAH
- a CDS encoding LLM class flavin-dependent oxidoreductase — encoded protein: MKTKVQLSVLDQSPVAEGSTSAQALQNSIELARQVDGLGFRRFWMSEHHAMDLLACTAPEIMLARIGAETKRIRIGAGGIMLPHYTALKVAEVFRTLYGLYPGRVDLGIGRAPGGGPMESLALRRTRKTAMEDDFPEQVTELLAFLEEDFPTAHPFSKVKAMPAPVMAGQYAGPAVWMLGSSMWSSAAAVEFGLPYSFAHFFSPVKTRDAIETYLRNFRTGIRLEKPEATVAVGVVCAETQEEAEFLASSVKLLQQRIRLGERKPVAAPEEAIRELEMRGVVPLEEGEWPRYFVGTPSVVRGKLEQMAGELGIHEVIVNTIVWDHQKRLKSYELLAREFGM